The following are from one region of the Hippocampus zosterae strain Florida chromosome 9, ASM2543408v3, whole genome shotgun sequence genome:
- the LOC127607794 gene encoding monocarboxylate transporter 2-like — protein MSPAPATREQDLKPPDGGWGWMVVMGAHISIGFSYATPKALSIFFKDIQLDLQAGYSEIAWISSIMLAAMYAGGPVSSALVDRYGSRPIVILGGLMCGGSMVVASFGNSIVYLYLCIGVTAGCGLALNLNASLTIISKYFLARRPLANGLAMAGSPVFLCFLAPFNQYLLDKFGWRGSFLILGAVMLHCCVAGALMRPVGSRNSPPTKAEERPDRGGGGCVGRAKKIVDWSFFKDRAFVIYLVGNILFIFGAYAPIVFLSAYAVSRGVDQYSAAYLLSIMGFVDMFVRPGTGLIANSKWVRPRVQYLFSLAVVFNGACHLLCPLIETYAFLVVYAVFFGVAFGMVFALIFECLMDLMGPRRFPRAVGLVTIIECVPMLLGPPTAGLLVDLFDDYQYLFLLCGAVIASGGIFLFVMNLYNYRRPQNERAGQPQPNDPARIQNALHLDFCAKESAVPESADGAEPAAGGKMPSMSNLHLPVAAEENGGRSPPPNRFAL, from the exons ATGTCCCCAGCGCCGGCCACCCGTGAGCAGGACTTGAAACCGCCAGACGGCGGCTGGGGTTGGATGGTGGTGATGGGGGCGCACATCTCCATCGGCTTTTCCTACGCGACGCCCAAAGCCTTGTCCATTTTCTTCAAGGATATCCAGTTGGACTTGCAAGCCGGCTACAGTGAGATCGCGTGGATCTCTTCCATCATGTTAGCGGCCATGTATGCCGGAG GACCAGTGAGCAGCGCGTTGGTCGATCGCTATGGCAGCCGACCGATCGTCATCCTGGGGGGCCTGATGTGCGGGGGCTCCATGGTCGTCGCTTCCTTCGGGAACTCCATCGTTTACCTTTACTTGTGCATCGGCGTCACTGCAG GCTGCGGACTGGCCTTAAACCTGAACGCATCTCTCACCATCATCAGCAAGTATTTTCTGGCGAGGCGCCCGTTGGCCAACGGTCTGGCCATGGCGGGGAGTCCCGTTTTTTTGTGCTTCTTGGCCCCTTTCAATCAATATCTCCTGGACAAGTTTGGCTGGAGAGGAAGTTTTCTCATCCTGGGCGCGGTCATGCTGCACTGTTGCGTCGCCGGGGCCTTGATGAGACCCGTCGGGTCCCGCAATTCGCCGCCGACCAAAGCGGAGGAGCGACCCGAcagaggcggcggcggctgcgtgGGCCGCGCCAAGAAGATCGTGGATTGGTCCTTCTTCAAAGATCGAGCGTTTGTGATTTACCTGGTCGGGAACATCCTGTTCATTTTCGGCGCCTACGCGCCCATCGTGTTCCTGTCGGCCTACGCCGTCAGTCGCGGCGTCGACCAGTACTCGGCGGCGTATCTGCTCTCCATCATGGGCTTTGTGGACATGTTTGTTCGCCCCGGCACCGGCCTGATCGCCAACAGCAAGTGGGTGCGCCCCCGAGTGCAGTACTTGTTCAGCTTGGCCGTGGTCTTCAACGGCGCCTGCCATTTACTCTGCCCGCTCATCGAGACCTACGCCTTCTTGGTGGTCTACGCCGTCTTTTTCGGCGTGGCTTTCGGCATGGTTTTCGCGCTCATCTTTGAGTGCCTGATGGATCTGATGGGACCTCGACGCTTCCCTCGCGCCGTCGGACTGGTCACCATCATCGAGTGCGTCCCCATGCTGCTGGGACCGCCCACCGCAG GGTTGCTGGTGGATCTCTTCGATGACTACCAGTACCTCTTCTTGTTGTGCGGCGCCGTGATCGCCAGCGGCGGGATCTTCCTTTTCGTCATGAACCTCTACAACTATCGCAGGCCGCAAAACGAGAGGGCCGGGCAGCCCCAGCCCAACGACCCAGCCCGGATCCAAAACGCCCTCCATCTTGACTTTTGCGCAAAGGAGTCCGCCGTGCCCGAGAGCGCGGATGGCGCCGAGCCCGCCGCGGGCGGGAAGATGCCATCCATGTCCAATCTGCATCTCCCCGTTGCAGCGGAGGAAAACGGGGGGCGCTCGCCTCCTCCCAACCGTTTTGCCCTTTAG
- the kbtbd8 gene encoding kelch repeat and BTB domain-containing protein 8 isoform X1 produces MAASAEVGKLLQVQNGTPPSTNYNGVDAVHACNILQQLKALYDEAQLTDIVVEVDHGKTFSCHRNVLAAISPYFRYELVTVVSMFTSGLTESSQREVRIVGVESESMHLVLDYAYTSRVTLSESNVQALFTAASIFQIPALQDQCAQFMISRLDPQNCIGVFMFADAYGHQELKERSQDYIRKKFLCVSREQEFLQMTKEQLVSILNNDDLNVEKEEHVYDSIIRWLEHDRSGREAHLAEVFSQCIRLPLLDDAFLSRIPAPFACALSLSKDPVEAKARLAGTNGCSQRLGMTASEMVICFDAAHKHSGKKQTVPCLDTATGRVFKLCKPPNDLREVGILVSSENDIYIAGGYRPSNSEVSIDHRAESDFWQYEHAGNRWLPHAPLLRARIGCRLVHCCGKLYALGGRVYEGDGRNALKSVECYDARDNCWTAVSPMPVAMEFHSAVEYRDRIYVLQGEYFFCFDPRKDYWSHLSPMSIPRSQGLAALYKNCIYYIAGICKNHQRTFTVEAYDIERNSWSRKRDLPFDQATSPYIKAMPLQGKLHLFVRATQVMVEEHVFRTSRKNSLYQYDDQADAWTKVYETPDRLWDLGRHFECVVAKLYPQCLQRVL; encoded by the exons ATGGCTGCCAGTGCAG AGGTAGGGAAGCTGTTACAAGTTCAGAATGGGACGCCTCCAAGCACCAACTACAATGGGGTAGATGCTGTACACGCCTGCAATATCCTTCAGCAACTTAAAGCTTTGTACGATGAAGCTCAGCTCACAGACATTGTCGTAGAAGTGGACCACGGCAAGACCTTCTCGTGTCACCGGAATGTTCTTGCCGCAATCAGCCCCTATTTTAGGTACGAACTGGTTACAGTCGT GTCCATGTTCACAAGTGGCCTTACAGAGAGCAGCCAACGGGAGGTCAGAATTGTTGGGGTGGAATCGGAATCTATGCACCTTGTCTTAGACTATGCCTACACGTCCAGGGTCACGCTCTCCGAGTCCAATGTCCAGGCCCTGTTCACCGCAGCCAGCATTTTCCAGATACCCGCCCTGCAGGACCAGTGTGCCCAGTTTATGATTAGCAGGCTTGACCCCCAGAACTGCATCGGGGTTTTCATGTTTGCCGATGCCTACGGACACCAGGAGCTAAAGGAACGCTCTCAAGACTACATACGCAAAAAG TTCCTGTGTGTTTCAAGAGAGCAAGAGTTTCTCCAGATGACCAAGGAGCAGCTGGTCAGCATTTTGAACAATGACGACCTCAACGTGGAGAAAGAAGAGCACGTATACGACAGTATAATCCGCTGGCTGGAGCACGACCGGAGTGGCCGCGAGGCCCACCTGGCCGAGGTGTTTTCCCAGTGCATCCGTCTGCCTTTGCTGGACGACGCCTTCCTCAGTCGCATACCCGCGCCCTTTGCGTGCGCCCTTTCCCTGTCGAAAGACCCCGTCGAGGCCAAAGCCCGCCTCGCTGGCACCAACGGTTGCTCCCAGCGCCTGGGAATGACCGCGTCCGAGATGGTCATCTGCTTCGACGCCGCTCACAAACACTCAGGGAAGAAGCAGACGGTACCTTGCCTGGACACGGCCACGGGGAGGGTGTTCAAGCTGTGCAAACCGCCCAATGACCTCCGAGAGGTCGGGATCCTGGTGTCCTCGGAAAATGACATCTACATCGCCGGGGGCTACCGACCCAGCAACAGCGAGGTGTCCATCGACCATCGGGCGGAGAGCGACTTCTGGCAGTACGAGCATGCGGGAAATCGCTGGCTGCCGCACGCGCCTCTTTTGCGGGCCAGAATTGGCTGCCGGCTGGTGCACTGCTGCGGGAAGCTCTACGCGCTGGGTGGCCGCGTGTACGAAGGCGACGGTCGAAACGCGTTAAAGTCTGTCGAATGCTACGACGCCAGGGACAACTGCTGGACGGCCGTCAGCCCCATGCCGGTGGCCATGGAGTTTCATAGCGCCGTCGAGTACAGAGATCGGATCTACGTCCTCCAAG GTGAATATTTCTTCTGCTTTGACCCTCGCAAGGACTACTGGAGTCACCTCTCCCCGATGAGCATCCCTCGGAGCCAAGGTCTGGCCGCCCTCTACAAGAACTGCATTTACTACATCGCCGGCATCTGCAAGAATCACCAGCGTACGTTCACGGTGGAAGCCTACGACATCGAGAGGAACAGCTGGAGCCGCAAGCGCGACCTGCCCTTCGACCAGGCCACCAGCCCGTACATCAAGGCCATGCCGCTGCAAGGCAAGCTGCACCTGTTTGTGCGGGCCACGCAGGTCATGGTGGAGGAGCACGTGTTCCGCACCAGCCGCAAGAACTCCCTTTACCAGTACGACGACCAGGCGGACGCGTGGACCAAAGTCTACGAGACGCCCGACCGCCTCTGGGATTTGGGccgccattttgaatgcgtggtGGCCAAACTCTATCCGCAGTGTCTGCAGCGGGTGCTCTGA
- the kbtbd8 gene encoding kelch repeat and BTB domain-containing protein 8 isoform X2, whose protein sequence is MAASAEVGKLLQVQNGTPPSTNYNGVDAVHACNILQQLKALYDEAQLTDIVVEVDHGKTFSCHRNVLAAISPYFRSMFTSGLTESSQREVRIVGVESESMHLVLDYAYTSRVTLSESNVQALFTAASIFQIPALQDQCAQFMISRLDPQNCIGVFMFADAYGHQELKERSQDYIRKKFLCVSREQEFLQMTKEQLVSILNNDDLNVEKEEHVYDSIIRWLEHDRSGREAHLAEVFSQCIRLPLLDDAFLSRIPAPFACALSLSKDPVEAKARLAGTNGCSQRLGMTASEMVICFDAAHKHSGKKQTVPCLDTATGRVFKLCKPPNDLREVGILVSSENDIYIAGGYRPSNSEVSIDHRAESDFWQYEHAGNRWLPHAPLLRARIGCRLVHCCGKLYALGGRVYEGDGRNALKSVECYDARDNCWTAVSPMPVAMEFHSAVEYRDRIYVLQGEYFFCFDPRKDYWSHLSPMSIPRSQGLAALYKNCIYYIAGICKNHQRTFTVEAYDIERNSWSRKRDLPFDQATSPYIKAMPLQGKLHLFVRATQVMVEEHVFRTSRKNSLYQYDDQADAWTKVYETPDRLWDLGRHFECVVAKLYPQCLQRVL, encoded by the exons ATGGCTGCCAGTGCAG AGGTAGGGAAGCTGTTACAAGTTCAGAATGGGACGCCTCCAAGCACCAACTACAATGGGGTAGATGCTGTACACGCCTGCAATATCCTTCAGCAACTTAAAGCTTTGTACGATGAAGCTCAGCTCACAGACATTGTCGTAGAAGTGGACCACGGCAAGACCTTCTCGTGTCACCGGAATGTTCTTGCCGCAATCAGCCCCTATTTTAG GTCCATGTTCACAAGTGGCCTTACAGAGAGCAGCCAACGGGAGGTCAGAATTGTTGGGGTGGAATCGGAATCTATGCACCTTGTCTTAGACTATGCCTACACGTCCAGGGTCACGCTCTCCGAGTCCAATGTCCAGGCCCTGTTCACCGCAGCCAGCATTTTCCAGATACCCGCCCTGCAGGACCAGTGTGCCCAGTTTATGATTAGCAGGCTTGACCCCCAGAACTGCATCGGGGTTTTCATGTTTGCCGATGCCTACGGACACCAGGAGCTAAAGGAACGCTCTCAAGACTACATACGCAAAAAG TTCCTGTGTGTTTCAAGAGAGCAAGAGTTTCTCCAGATGACCAAGGAGCAGCTGGTCAGCATTTTGAACAATGACGACCTCAACGTGGAGAAAGAAGAGCACGTATACGACAGTATAATCCGCTGGCTGGAGCACGACCGGAGTGGCCGCGAGGCCCACCTGGCCGAGGTGTTTTCCCAGTGCATCCGTCTGCCTTTGCTGGACGACGCCTTCCTCAGTCGCATACCCGCGCCCTTTGCGTGCGCCCTTTCCCTGTCGAAAGACCCCGTCGAGGCCAAAGCCCGCCTCGCTGGCACCAACGGTTGCTCCCAGCGCCTGGGAATGACCGCGTCCGAGATGGTCATCTGCTTCGACGCCGCTCACAAACACTCAGGGAAGAAGCAGACGGTACCTTGCCTGGACACGGCCACGGGGAGGGTGTTCAAGCTGTGCAAACCGCCCAATGACCTCCGAGAGGTCGGGATCCTGGTGTCCTCGGAAAATGACATCTACATCGCCGGGGGCTACCGACCCAGCAACAGCGAGGTGTCCATCGACCATCGGGCGGAGAGCGACTTCTGGCAGTACGAGCATGCGGGAAATCGCTGGCTGCCGCACGCGCCTCTTTTGCGGGCCAGAATTGGCTGCCGGCTGGTGCACTGCTGCGGGAAGCTCTACGCGCTGGGTGGCCGCGTGTACGAAGGCGACGGTCGAAACGCGTTAAAGTCTGTCGAATGCTACGACGCCAGGGACAACTGCTGGACGGCCGTCAGCCCCATGCCGGTGGCCATGGAGTTTCATAGCGCCGTCGAGTACAGAGATCGGATCTACGTCCTCCAAG GTGAATATTTCTTCTGCTTTGACCCTCGCAAGGACTACTGGAGTCACCTCTCCCCGATGAGCATCCCTCGGAGCCAAGGTCTGGCCGCCCTCTACAAGAACTGCATTTACTACATCGCCGGCATCTGCAAGAATCACCAGCGTACGTTCACGGTGGAAGCCTACGACATCGAGAGGAACAGCTGGAGCCGCAAGCGCGACCTGCCCTTCGACCAGGCCACCAGCCCGTACATCAAGGCCATGCCGCTGCAAGGCAAGCTGCACCTGTTTGTGCGGGCCACGCAGGTCATGGTGGAGGAGCACGTGTTCCGCACCAGCCGCAAGAACTCCCTTTACCAGTACGACGACCAGGCGGACGCGTGGACCAAAGTCTACGAGACGCCCGACCGCCTCTGGGATTTGGGccgccattttgaatgcgtggtGGCCAAACTCTATCCGCAGTGTCTGCAGCGGGTGCTCTGA
- the kbtbd8 gene encoding kelch repeat and BTB domain-containing protein 8 isoform X4, translated as MFTSGLTESSQREVRIVGVESESMHLVLDYAYTSRVTLSESNVQALFTAASIFQIPALQDQCAQFMISRLDPQNCIGVFMFADAYGHQELKERSQDYIRKKFLCVSREQEFLQMTKEQLVSILNNDDLNVEKEEHVYDSIIRWLEHDRSGREAHLAEVFSQCIRLPLLDDAFLSRIPAPFACALSLSKDPVEAKARLAGTNGCSQRLGMTASEMVICFDAAHKHSGKKQTVPCLDTATGRVFKLCKPPNDLREVGILVSSENDIYIAGGYRPSNSEVSIDHRAESDFWQYEHAGNRWLPHAPLLRARIGCRLVHCCGKLYALGGRVYEGDGRNALKSVECYDARDNCWTAVSPMPVAMEFHSAVEYRDRIYVLQGEYFFCFDPRKDYWSHLSPMSIPRSQGLAALYKNCIYYIAGICKNHQRTFTVEAYDIERNSWSRKRDLPFDQATSPYIKAMPLQGKLHLFVRATQVMVEEHVFRTSRKNSLYQYDDQADAWTKVYETPDRLWDLGRHFECVVAKLYPQCLQRVL; from the exons ATGTTCACAAGTGGCCTTACAGAGAGCAGCCAACGGGAGGTCAGAATTGTTGGGGTGGAATCGGAATCTATGCACCTTGTCTTAGACTATGCCTACACGTCCAGGGTCACGCTCTCCGAGTCCAATGTCCAGGCCCTGTTCACCGCAGCCAGCATTTTCCAGATACCCGCCCTGCAGGACCAGTGTGCCCAGTTTATGATTAGCAGGCTTGACCCCCAGAACTGCATCGGGGTTTTCATGTTTGCCGATGCCTACGGACACCAGGAGCTAAAGGAACGCTCTCAAGACTACATACGCAAAAAG TTCCTGTGTGTTTCAAGAGAGCAAGAGTTTCTCCAGATGACCAAGGAGCAGCTGGTCAGCATTTTGAACAATGACGACCTCAACGTGGAGAAAGAAGAGCACGTATACGACAGTATAATCCGCTGGCTGGAGCACGACCGGAGTGGCCGCGAGGCCCACCTGGCCGAGGTGTTTTCCCAGTGCATCCGTCTGCCTTTGCTGGACGACGCCTTCCTCAGTCGCATACCCGCGCCCTTTGCGTGCGCCCTTTCCCTGTCGAAAGACCCCGTCGAGGCCAAAGCCCGCCTCGCTGGCACCAACGGTTGCTCCCAGCGCCTGGGAATGACCGCGTCCGAGATGGTCATCTGCTTCGACGCCGCTCACAAACACTCAGGGAAGAAGCAGACGGTACCTTGCCTGGACACGGCCACGGGGAGGGTGTTCAAGCTGTGCAAACCGCCCAATGACCTCCGAGAGGTCGGGATCCTGGTGTCCTCGGAAAATGACATCTACATCGCCGGGGGCTACCGACCCAGCAACAGCGAGGTGTCCATCGACCATCGGGCGGAGAGCGACTTCTGGCAGTACGAGCATGCGGGAAATCGCTGGCTGCCGCACGCGCCTCTTTTGCGGGCCAGAATTGGCTGCCGGCTGGTGCACTGCTGCGGGAAGCTCTACGCGCTGGGTGGCCGCGTGTACGAAGGCGACGGTCGAAACGCGTTAAAGTCTGTCGAATGCTACGACGCCAGGGACAACTGCTGGACGGCCGTCAGCCCCATGCCGGTGGCCATGGAGTTTCATAGCGCCGTCGAGTACAGAGATCGGATCTACGTCCTCCAAG GTGAATATTTCTTCTGCTTTGACCCTCGCAAGGACTACTGGAGTCACCTCTCCCCGATGAGCATCCCTCGGAGCCAAGGTCTGGCCGCCCTCTACAAGAACTGCATTTACTACATCGCCGGCATCTGCAAGAATCACCAGCGTACGTTCACGGTGGAAGCCTACGACATCGAGAGGAACAGCTGGAGCCGCAAGCGCGACCTGCCCTTCGACCAGGCCACCAGCCCGTACATCAAGGCCATGCCGCTGCAAGGCAAGCTGCACCTGTTTGTGCGGGCCACGCAGGTCATGGTGGAGGAGCACGTGTTCCGCACCAGCCGCAAGAACTCCCTTTACCAGTACGACGACCAGGCGGACGCGTGGACCAAAGTCTACGAGACGCCCGACCGCCTCTGGGATTTGGGccgccattttgaatgcgtggtGGCCAAACTCTATCCGCAGTGTCTGCAGCGGGTGCTCTGA
- the kbtbd8 gene encoding kelch repeat and BTB domain-containing protein 8 isoform X3, which yields MAASAEVGKLLQVQNGTPPSTNYNGVDAVHACNILQQLKALYDEAQLTDIVVEVDHGKTFSCHRNVLAAISPYFRYELVTVVSMFTSGLTESSQREVRIVGVESESMHLVLDYAYTSRVTLSESNVQALFTAASIFQIPALQDQCAQFMISRLDPQNCIGVFMFADAYGHQELKERSQDYIRKKFLCVSREQEFLQMTKEQLVSILNNDDLNVEKEEHVYDSIIRWLEHDRSGREAHLAEVFSQCIRLPLLDDAFLSRIPAPFACALSLSKDPVEAKARLAGTNGCSQRLGMTASEMVICFDAAHKHSGKKQTVPCLDTATGRVFKLCKPPNDLREVGILVSSENDIYIAGGYRPSNSEVSIDHRAESDFWQYEHAGNRWLPHAPLLRARIGCRLVHCCGKLYALGGRVYEGDGRNALKSVECYDARDNCWTAVSPMPVAMEFHSAVEYRDRIYVLQGLLESPLPDEHPSEPRSGRPLQELHLLHRRHLQESPAYVHGGSLRHREEQLEPQARPALRPGHQPVHQGHAAARQAAPVCAGHAGHGGGARVPHQPQELPLPVRRPGGRVDQSLRDARPPLGFGPPF from the exons ATGGCTGCCAGTGCAG AGGTAGGGAAGCTGTTACAAGTTCAGAATGGGACGCCTCCAAGCACCAACTACAATGGGGTAGATGCTGTACACGCCTGCAATATCCTTCAGCAACTTAAAGCTTTGTACGATGAAGCTCAGCTCACAGACATTGTCGTAGAAGTGGACCACGGCAAGACCTTCTCGTGTCACCGGAATGTTCTTGCCGCAATCAGCCCCTATTTTAGGTACGAACTGGTTACAGTCGT GTCCATGTTCACAAGTGGCCTTACAGAGAGCAGCCAACGGGAGGTCAGAATTGTTGGGGTGGAATCGGAATCTATGCACCTTGTCTTAGACTATGCCTACACGTCCAGGGTCACGCTCTCCGAGTCCAATGTCCAGGCCCTGTTCACCGCAGCCAGCATTTTCCAGATACCCGCCCTGCAGGACCAGTGTGCCCAGTTTATGATTAGCAGGCTTGACCCCCAGAACTGCATCGGGGTTTTCATGTTTGCCGATGCCTACGGACACCAGGAGCTAAAGGAACGCTCTCAAGACTACATACGCAAAAAG TTCCTGTGTGTTTCAAGAGAGCAAGAGTTTCTCCAGATGACCAAGGAGCAGCTGGTCAGCATTTTGAACAATGACGACCTCAACGTGGAGAAAGAAGAGCACGTATACGACAGTATAATCCGCTGGCTGGAGCACGACCGGAGTGGCCGCGAGGCCCACCTGGCCGAGGTGTTTTCCCAGTGCATCCGTCTGCCTTTGCTGGACGACGCCTTCCTCAGTCGCATACCCGCGCCCTTTGCGTGCGCCCTTTCCCTGTCGAAAGACCCCGTCGAGGCCAAAGCCCGCCTCGCTGGCACCAACGGTTGCTCCCAGCGCCTGGGAATGACCGCGTCCGAGATGGTCATCTGCTTCGACGCCGCTCACAAACACTCAGGGAAGAAGCAGACGGTACCTTGCCTGGACACGGCCACGGGGAGGGTGTTCAAGCTGTGCAAACCGCCCAATGACCTCCGAGAGGTCGGGATCCTGGTGTCCTCGGAAAATGACATCTACATCGCCGGGGGCTACCGACCCAGCAACAGCGAGGTGTCCATCGACCATCGGGCGGAGAGCGACTTCTGGCAGTACGAGCATGCGGGAAATCGCTGGCTGCCGCACGCGCCTCTTTTGCGGGCCAGAATTGGCTGCCGGCTGGTGCACTGCTGCGGGAAGCTCTACGCGCTGGGTGGCCGCGTGTACGAAGGCGACGGTCGAAACGCGTTAAAGTCTGTCGAATGCTACGACGCCAGGGACAACTGCTGGACGGCCGTCAGCCCCATGCCGGTGGCCATGGAGTTTCATAGCGCCGTCGAGTACAGAGATCGGATCTACGTCCTCCAAG GACTACTGGAGTCACCTCTCCCCGATGAGCATCCCTCGGAGCCAAGGTCTGGCCGCCCTCTACAAGAACTGCATTTACTACATCGCCGGCATCTGCAAGAATCACCAGCGTACGTTCACGGTGGAAGCCTACGACATCGAGAGGAACAGCTGGAGCCGCAAGCGCGACCTGCCCTTCGACCAGGCCACCAGCCCGTACATCAAGGCCATGCCGCTGCAAGGCAAGCTGCACCTGTTTGTGCGGGCCACGCAGGTCATGGTGGAGGAGCACGTGTTCCGCACCAGCCGCAAGAACTCCCTTTACCAGTACGACGACCAGGCGGACGCGTGGACCAAAGTCTACGAGACGCCCGACCGCCTCTGGGATTTGGGccgccattttga